The sequence TCGATAGCTCAAAGTTGCTTCACGATTGTATACACGCGTGCCATCTTCGAAACGATCGCATACGTTTTtttaaacaatcgtctagcgttCGAGcgattactaaatgatcgtatagacgattgcagcctatttactacacgatcgtatacttcttctaaacgatcaagcacaatctatatgatagacccgcccttctcccacttgcttgatcgttgaatacgatcttcatatcctcctcccctctaccaaattccaaCAGAGGCAACTCTTTGGATTTTCTCCCCGAGATActgagggttccaagtggtggtgtcatccccatttgTTCTGTTCGTGAGTAAACGATCGGTGGTATTGGTGAACGATTGCTTGGACGTTCcaacgagagcgagagcagtCTCTTGGAGAGAAGGAGATTTTTTATggagaaaggttcttcaactggtgagttttcttgttctcttgttatttaatttcaaagcatgccagtaatttgtaattaaatgcACATctattttgtttgaatgtaaatgtgaaaTTCTGTCATCTGCTTAGAGGAACTAGAGTTCCTTTACCATCAACCAGCATCGTTACCAAGGGGCTTCCAAGGATTACTACTCACCAAACCTCCTCTGAAGTAACCTGCAACCACTGGACAACAAGCCCACGTTCTTCACAACTCGAATCTAACAACAAAACACCAAGAATCAGGCTAAGAATTTAATGGGCAACAACTAAACAACTAGGGACAAACCTAAAATGTTCCAAATCTTACCCCAAACAGCAGAATCTGACGGAAATTAATCACGATCCGACAACAGACGAGGCTGTCCGCGTCAGACCTGTGAATGGGCGCTTGGGCTAGGTTGGCAACATCGTAACAATACAGGGACAAGGGAGCGGCGGCGCGACGACTGGAGAACTCGGAAGGAACACGCGACACTGGGCGGCGAGTGCTTGGGACGCGACGAGGGGATGCCGGCGATGCTCGGACGACTGGTGGATTGCAGAACCACGCACGACTAGAactaaagaaaagaaatgaggggggagggggggtcTCGCGTGCGCTgggggaagaagaagggaactaaattttttttctttactgcACACTTCCCAAGACCATTTATAATATGACTCTTTTAATCCTAATTCCCCCAATCCCTCGAAACAACTCcaaacaaatttattatttcaccaaaatttaaataaattctaaAGGAAATTAAACCTCAACCACACAAATCTAATTCCTCACTTATTTGTTCAAATAAAAAGGAttacaattaaattattaaaatctaaCCTCAACCAAAATAAAtcccaaataatttaataaagttTTACCTGAAAAAATTTGGGGCATTACAGAGAATGTgggattttgaaaaataattttgggtaaaataaaaattacatgtGGATCAAATAAACTTTTGAATTTCCTTTTTTGAAATGTGTAATTGATTATAGGTTGGGAACAAAAAGAAATGGAGCCAtaatatttatgtaattaaGAAGTTAACTTCAACATtcttgtaaataataaaaaagttgGACATAAATATAACGtgaaatatttattaaagtCTTATATGTTATTATCCCTAAAAAGTTGACTCATAAAATGAATTCCTCGTCAAAGTGGTTTATTTATTGGAATCTTTAACGATTTTTTTAACTCCAATAAATTGTTAATGTGGATTCTTTTGTTTTCATtacgtttttttttaaacaatattttgtTAAAGAATTTTATACTCTCCAATGGAgaaaatttctagttttacCTTAGTATGAGATCAATGTCTAATTTTGATCTCTACACTTTTAGTAAATCTTAAGGTTAATCCTtattcttagtttattgttgatttttccaaaaATCTATTATCATTTATTACCCTTATTactctaattttgtttaaatattcatattatgtattttataaaatgtataataataataatattatttaataaattttgaaaaaaaattaattaacatttgaaagcatataattaaaattgaataaatttaaaatataaggatgaaaatgatattttaactaaaACGAATACGTATCATTTTCCTTTCAATTGCATATACACGTTGAAAATGCACTGAAAACGAGAAACTGTGTCCTTGAGCGTCAATGAGGTAAATATGATATCCTAGTGAAAGATAATGAACCAAATTAAATCAAACTAGttatataaattgtttgtttatttattattattattattattatttttaaattcagttTAGACTTTAAAGCAACGATATAATTTACTTGTATAGTTAATTTGTattaagttttctttttcttctttttcaacaaGTGAGATGGAGAATCAAGTCTAGCATTTTAGTTCAAGAATATAGAAGTCATTTAGGACACCAACTACAAATTGGTGGGAATGAGTTATTATAGCTCACTCCATGTATGGGACAACAAATATAAAAATGgtgtatataattatttataacttataattaagtatagtaaatactattttaaaattttctttactctaatatttattatttgttataattatttataacctacaattaagtataataaatactatttcaaaattctttttactacgatatttattatttgttaccATGTAATactatttataacctacaattAAATATggtaaatattatttcaaaactctcTTTGCTACAATGTTATTATCAGttacaatatttattatttttcactctattgtttattttcttcttgACTATAGTGcttactattttatattcaaataaaaatagtttatacTCTAGACACAAACTATTGTAATCCTCGTTAAAGTAGTttgtatctaaatattaataattatcaCCACCtattataataaccaattcaGCGCTTCAAATACCTTAAGTCTGAACTAATCGAATTATGGCtagtaaaaaaattatttgtataGATTGATTATTCAAAAATTTTAGTCACTTCTATTAATCTATATCTCTTGATCGAGAATGCATGAGTTGATCTATGCTTAATCTTCAAAgataaattggaaaaagaaagagggataaattgactcaaatcattaaaaaaaaaaaaaaaaaaaaaaactctctaaGACTAATAAAaaggagagggaaaaaaaatacataaaatagaGAGTAGAAGAACATGAATTTGTTGGATGTTGAAAATGGGAATGGATGGTAGTGTAAGTTTGAAGAGGGTGAGGAGTGTGGAGAGATAGGATTAGATCAAAATGGTTAGGAAGATTGATTGATTGTCCGCCACTCATATAGTTTGCATTCACTATTCACCCATTCTCTCAGTGAGTTTAGCTGGTTCTCTCTGTGCTTTGCCTTCTTCCTTCAATGGCTTCCGTTTCAGCTTCTTCTCTCAGCTTCCACTTACCATCGAAGCCACTTTCCAAGGTTAACCACGTTTTCCCCTTCACATTCTTTTCTTCACACTTAATTTACACTTCCACTTCCATTGCATTGCATTGCTCTTTGGTTCCTACTTCCCGCTCTGCTCAACCCTTGCTTCCTTcgttttaatatatttttataattgattATCATTTCTTTAAGGAAGACGGCGGCGCTGATAGGAACTCCATGTTCTCGGGCTCTACCTCCAACCGCTTATCTTTGAAATCCTCCTTCATCTCTCCTTTACGTAAGATTCCGACGCAAACctctgctgctgctgctgccgCCCCCAAGTTCTCCATGCGCGTCGCTTCCAAACAAGCCTATATCTGCCGTGATTGCGGGTATCACTTCCTATCTCTGCCTTTCACCCTAATTTACCACATCTTCATTTCCAACATCCTTCTAAACCTCTCTGTTCGACGAATATGTAGGTACATTTACAACGATAGAACTCCTTTTGACAAATTGCCTGATAAGTATTTCTGTCCTGGTAATTTGCTTCCCTTTCTCTGGCTTCCACTATATTGACctgtgtttttttttgtttcttgtttgtAATCCCACTCATCCCAccttctttcttcaaaccaatcGGACCAATTAGTTTACTGTTGACGTTGGGTCGCCTTTATTTTTAACACAGTTAAGTTCCTGCTATTATTTTAAACTGAAAACTTAAAACATAATATCTGCAAGAACCAAACAAATAGAACTTCTACAACATACAATTCTCTTCATGTAACTGAAACCAACTTCAAATCATTTACATTCTGCTCCAACTCAATAAAGAAATTGAAatctaatataaattttatcatGTCTTGGCAGTCTGTGGTGCTCCTAAGCGAAGATTTAGACCTTATGAGCAATCTGTGACTAAAAACGCTAACGAATTTGATGTGAGGAAGGCGAGAAAGGCGGAGATCCAGAAAGATGAAGCTATTGGGTAAGACGGAAaaatcaaattactatttttataaatgaccATAGATTTTAATGATTGTTTGCTCAGTCTGATTGATATCATGTAAAATGGTATAGGAAGGTGCTGCCTATTGCTGCTGCAGTGGGAATCGTGGCACTTGTAGGTTTATACTTGTACCTGAATAGCGTCTTCTAGATCGAGTGGCTTGCTCAATGACCGGGGCTTAGCATCATTTGTTAGCTCATTTTCTTCACGAGGCTgttttatattgatttaaatattatatgtattttttccATCCACTATCCACTATCAATGACCGGGGCTTAGCATCATTTGTTTAAGCTTTGcaatattatatgatatatatatatattcaattatttattgattATGCTTCTTTGCACCCAGTGTAATAGCCGTGTGCCTTACCTAATTTATGGACCTCTGGATGTGGCTTTGGGGTAGACTGACTTTGGGATGGTTATATTTTGGAAGATTTTGTTTAACTAGTTCTTTCATGGACTGATGTGCTTTTAGGTTCGGTTATTCAGCCATAAGTGTTAGACACATTTCTAAGCGACCTGTCACGTGGTTATTGTTTGCAACAACCAATCGTGTGGCATTTGGGTGAACTCAGTAGCTAAGACACTCCAAGTAAGCCTAAAAGAGGTTTTAATTATGCTATGGCACGAGAGAAATTGAAAGGGACAAGGAAAGAGTAGGCACGAGAGTTTGGGAGAATGGATGTTATATTGCTTGAGCTTACAATCGATGATTGTACAAATGGGGCCTCCCCACCGACCTAGGGAGCTCGGTTGTGGCTCTTTCTAGAGCCTTCTCGACATTTCTTGGGCCATACTAAGCCTTTCTACAAGCATCTAAGTACATATTAGGGCCTTTTAGAGTGTTCCAGACATTTTCGGACTCTCCCAGCACCTTCCCATCCTTGACCGTCACTGCCTTGTCCAGACTCATCCAACATGTTCTAGACTCTTCCATAGGTGTTCGGGTCTGTCTAGAGCTTTCTAGACGTGTCCGGGTCTGTCTAACGATCGCTAGCTCTGTCTAGACCCTTCTCGCGTGCACCAGCTCCATCTATGGCCTTCCAGGCTTGTCTCAGGCCGTCTGggtgcttggcatgggcgctggTACTGTCCAACGTTCTCTAGAAGCTTCTAGGCTTGCCTAGGACATGGCGAGACGTCTAGGACATTCGCTGAGCATCGAGCGAACGCGCGCGCCATTGATAGGGCCACACGTGCAGGGACCTCTGCACGAGGCGACTGGGGTGCGCACCTGGCATGGCATGCGTGCGTGTCAAAGCCTGCGTTCCTCTTGGACTTTACGGTGCCCCAAGGCTCCCCCTTGGCTAATGCTAGGGAGctttttgtgaaaattttagGGACTTCTTGCGGGGCGTGACACCTTCCCCCACTTAATTTCGCAATGTTCCCATTGCACTATTCTCCCGATATCTCCTGATGTCATCCTCGAATTGCCACAACAAGTCTTCTCGTTCCCAGCTAGCTTCGCTCTCTGGCAAGCCCTGCCATTTCACCAAGTATTATGTCTAACTTGGGACTCCTCTCTTTCTTATCTTCCGATCTACCAATATTtcatcaatcttcttttcaaacTCCATTACTACAGCAGTCTGAGTAGGCTTTTAGCCATGGCATCTCGATCCATCCCTTCCTTGATTCTATCAAGGAAGTTGGTTGTGGGCATGCTGGTAAGAGGAGCAAGCTCAGCTTTACAGCTGAGTGCATCAGCTACTACGTTGGCCCGTCCTAGTTTATACTTAAGCTTGTAGTCAAATTCTGCCAAGAAGTCTTACCATCGAGCCCGTTTTGGTGtcaatttcttttgtatttgaAAGTAGCTTGTGCCTTGTGGCAATGTTATCGGTCAACACAGTGAATTGACATCCAAGTAGATAGTGCCTCCAAGTtcacaagcaatgaatgatagCCGTCATCTCCTTCTCTTGGACGTCATCTCTTTCTCTTGGACAGTATAGCGCCGCTCTATCTCATTCAGCTTGTGACTTTCATATGCAACTAAGTGCCCTTCTTGCATTAATACGACACCAATGGCATAGTCAGATGCATCAGTATGCACCTCAAAGGGTTTGGAGTAGTCTGGAAGTATCATGACTAGTTCCTATGAAACAGCTTCTCTGAGGTATTCAGAGACTTTTTGGCACTCTTCTTGACTGATCCCAAGGTTGATTCTTTTTCAACAGATTGGTAAGGGGGGGCAGTTATGATCGAATAACCCTTGATGAACCGTCTATAGTAATTTACAAAGCCCAAAAAGGAATGCAACTCAGGTATCTTAGTAGGAGGTTTCCATTCTTGTATGGCACGTACCTTGGCTATGTCCATCATCAGCTTCCCATCTTTTATCCAATGTCCAAGAAATTCCACCCCCAGCTGAGCAAATGGACATTTTTCCCTATTGATGTATAGCTTGTTGTCGCGGAGTACATGGAAGACCTGTTTCAGGTGCTGCACATGTTCCTCAAGGGTTTGACTGTACATCACAATATCATCCAAGTAAACCACCACGAAGCGATCTAAGAATGGGTGGAACAACTTGTTCATAAGTGTGCAGAAGGTGGCTGGCGCATTGATCAGACCAAATGGCATGACTAGGAACTCATAGGCATCGTACCGTGTCATGCACGTGGTCTTGGCTTCGTCTCCCACTTTGATCTTCACCTGGTAGTATCTTGACCGTAGGTCTATCTTGCTGAAGTACCGAGCCTTATCAAGTTGGTCAAAGAGATCTACTATCAAGGGTATTGGGTATTTGTTCTTGACAGTGATCTTGTTGAGTGCCTATAATCGATACATAGGaaccatctttcttcttttgaaagAGCACCGGGGCACCATAGGGTGCTTTTGAGGGTTGAATATAACCTGCATCAAGTAAATCTTTTAACTGTTTCTTCAACTCCTCAAGCTCTGGTGGGGCCATGCAATAGGGGTCCATGGCTGGAGGCCTTGTGCCTGGCTCCAACTCTATCTCGTGGTTTACCTCATGTCTTGTGGCAATTTCTTGGGCAGCTCGGTGGGCATTACATCCTTGTATTCATCAAGGACTTCTTATATGCATGTCGACACAGGAGGTTGGCTCGggctttcttcttcctcatctcGAAGGTCCCTTGCCGAAGCTATCATGTAGTTTTGACTCTTTGAGATCCCTCTTTTGAATTGTAAGCCAAAGATCATATTGGCGGATCTCTCCTTACTCCTCAAGGGGACCACTCGGAACATATGTTCATCTAATATTACCAGGGACTTCGAGAAAGGAATAGGAAAGGCCAAGGCACTATGAAAGAATGCTAGACCAAGGACTATTTTGAAGTCATCCATGGGCACAACAGTAAAGTCTAGCGTACCTTGCTAGTCACCGACCTTGGCTAGGACGTTCTTGGCTATGCCCCTTATAGGCTTGGCTCCCGAGTTGACAGTCTTGATGGTTCCATGTTCTTTTTTGAAGCTCAGGCCAAGTCTCTTGTTCATCCATGAAATTATGTGTGGCACCAGTATCGAGCATGTTCGTCACAGCCTTCTAATTCAATGATGCATCGGCATAGAGTAGACCACTATCTTTTCCTTCGTTTTAGGAAAGGCTCTTTGGAAGGGTAGCCAGTTGTTGGAGCGACCCCATTATGGCTTCAGACTCCCTCGCATCTTAATTTCTTTTGTTAAGCTTAGCCACGAGGGCATTCATAGCTTTTCGATTTGGACAATCTCTTGTTCGATGGGGCCCATCACAAATAAAGCATGGTTTAGGAGGTTTAGAGGACCGACCTTTATTCCCATTGTGGGGCTTCTTATGCTTGTGGAAGGCCTTTGAGCTCTCCCCATCCTTCTTGTGATGATCTTTTCGTTGGTGTGCCTTGTTTCCCTCACTTTTACTTGGACTAGGATTCTTCCCATTGCTTTGAGAGGAGTAATCAACAAGCACTTAGCAATAGTATCGTCAAGTGTCTGGACATTTCTCCTATCCAGCTCTACCCTAGCCCAATCCTTCAAGCCATCGTTAAAGTGGATGAGGGCATCCTTTTCAGAAAGATCGTCTATCTCAAGCATGAGGGTGGTAAACTCCTTGACATAGTCAAGGATGCTACCGGTGTGCCTTAGTCGTCTCGATTTGCCCCGTACCTCCACATCGGCATTATGAGGGACAAAGTGCTTTCAAAGCTCCATTTTGAATTGTTCCCACGTACTGATATTACATAACCCTCATTCATGTTCAGCATGTTTCCTTCGCCACCATAATTGGGCAGCATCACATAGGAACGTCGGTGCGTTGCTTATTCGTGCATTATCATCAAACACCCCTAGAACTTCAAAGTATTGCTCGAGCCCACGCAAGAAATTTTTTACCATCGCGGCATTAGGAGTGCCATTATAGGTGTCCGACTTGGGCACCTTAAGGCCGGATGCACTGGATGCAGCGGGAGTATTGCTAGTGGAGGTTAGGCCACTAGCATTTCAAGGTGCCCTATATTCGGCTCGAACATTATTTATTTCAGTGTAAAGTTTGTTGATCTTACCTTCGACGAACTTTCGAAAGTCAGCCACCTTGGTTGTTAGGGCGCTGATCTCCCTCTTGAATGTTTGTCCAAGCTCCTCGATCATATCTTGGGCTGCCGAGGTGTTCTTAGCATTCTCTTGGACTAACCCATCATAATTGTCGCTTAGCCTACCAACAGTGAGCTAAACATCTTTCAAACCTTGCTCAAGGTTGGTAAGGCAAGCATCACCGTGCTCTCTTATTGTCGGACCTTTTGATTTTGAGCACTTGGTTGAGGAGTGATGTTCCTTACGTCCTCGAGTGATGGGGCTCTCGATGACGTGTTCAATTGGTGATTCCTTAGTTGCCACATGCGCAACAAGGGTGTGAAGAGGTACCTAGGTCTCAAAActgttgctctgataccacctGTCACGTGGTTATTGTTTGCAACAACCAATCGTGCTGCACTTGGGTGAACTCAGTAGCTAAGACACTCCAAGTAAGCCTTAAAGAGGTTTTAATTATGCTATGGCACGAGAAAAATTGTAAAGGACAAGGAAAGAGTAGGCACGAGAGTTTGGAAGAATGGATGTTGTATTGCTTGAGCTTACAACCGATGATTGTACAAATGGGCTATTTATAAGGGTGCCCTCATTGACCTAGGGCCTTAAACCGACATAGGGAGGTTAGTTGTGGCTCTTTCTAGAGCCCTTTTGACATGTCTTGGGCCATACTAAGCCTTTTTACAAGCATCTAAGTACATACTAGGCCTTTTAGAGTGTTCTAAACATTTTCGGACTCTTTCAGCATCTTCCCATCCTTGACCATCACTGCCTTGTCCAGACTCATCCAACACGTTCTAGAGTCTTCTAGAGGTGTCTGGGTCTATCTAGAGCTTTCCAGACGTGTCTGGGTCTGTCTAGTGATCGCTAGCACTGTCTAGACCCTTCTCACGTGCCCTAGCTCCATCTATGGTCTTCCAGGCCTGTCTCGGGCCGTCTGGGCTCTTGGTGTGGGCACTGGTACTGTCCAGCGTTCTCTAGAAGCTTCCAGGCTCGCCTAGGATATGGGCGAGACGTCTAGGACATTTGCTGAGCATCGGGTGAACATGTGCACATGGCCACGTGTGCACATTGATAGGGCCGTGTGGATGGCGTCCAGCAGAGGCGTGCGTGCTTGGGACCCACGTGCGAGGCGACTGGGGTGCACGCTTGGCATTGGGCGCGTGCGTGTCAAAGCCTGCCTCCTTTTGGACTTTACAGGGCTCCAAGGCTCCCCTTGATTGATGCTAGGAAactttttgtgaaaattttagGGACTTTTTGTGGGGCGTGACAGACTGCCCTCAACAGTTGTACTGAATGTAGGAGGTTATGTAAAACTGTTGAAGGTGGAGAACCAGGAAATGTGCTTTTAAGGATGGTTACTTGGTTAGCGAGGCATCCGAGGAGTGAACTTTTGACCTTATGCGATTTGGATATTGTAGCTTCCAAGTATCAGTTAATTTAGCACATTGTCAACATTTTATGTAGAGGAATCAGAGTTAAAGAGTAAGTAGTGAATTGCAAATTGGTAGTTTTTCATTGCCAAGCATGTATGAGGTTTTCACTTATACATTAAATCTGCATCACAGAACATGTGGTGGAGGCCTGTTATCCAGAAACGACTTGAATAGTATAAGTGACCGTTGAGGTTGAGAGAATGGAGCTTCATGAGAGGCACCTCGAATGGTTGCAAACGAAAGGATATTGCCATAAACTTGGGTCCAACCTGCGAcctgagagagagagagagagagagggagagagagagaaaaatgctCAATTGAATTGTGGAATTCGAAATGAGGACAAATAGCAGACTTACCTGCTTTCCCTGGAACCAGGCACCGTATGGAACACTAGTGTTAAGACCCAGCTCTGTTGCCAACCTATGAACCAGCAAGCGACTACCCATCAATGGAATTACCGAATCCTGATCTCCACTGGCAACAGAAAATGATATAAGAAAGATAGGCGTTGGCGTTGTATTGACTattgagatccaccatccatctGATTTATGGT comes from Benincasa hispida cultivar B227 chromosome 2, ASM972705v1, whole genome shotgun sequence and encodes:
- the LOC120072320 gene encoding uncharacterized protein LOC120072320 isoform X1 codes for the protein MASVSASSLSFHLPSKPLSKEDGGADRNSMFSGSTSNRLSLKSSFISPLRKIPTQTSAAAAAAPKFSMRVASKQAYICRDCGYIYNDRTPFDKLPDKYFCPVCGAPKRRFRPYEQSVTKNANEFDVRKARKAEIQKDEAIGKVLPIAAAVGIVALVGLYLYLNSVF
- the LOC120072320 gene encoding uncharacterized protein LOC120072320 isoform X2 — its product is MFSGSTSNRLSLKSSFISPLRKIPTQTSAAAAAAPKFSMRVASKQAYICRDCGYIYNDRTPFDKLPDKYFCPVCGAPKRRFRPYEQSVTKNANEFDVRKARKAEIQKDEAIGKVLPIAAAVGIVALVGLYLYLNSVF